From Deinococcus sp. HSC-46F16, the proteins below share one genomic window:
- a CDS encoding GreA/GreB family elongation factor, producing the protein MTQPAPLTPEGLARLRRQLTQETERLEEARRVVREQMEANDQENQGLPEAQQRLLAVQARVDELEDLIARAVVIEPGAGEEGAIHLGSVVTLLDLGADRRLILQLVSPPEASAVPGERPRVSSESPVGRALLGRQVGGELTVDLGRRTVRYRVEQVGS; encoded by the coding sequence ATGACCCAGCCTGCCCCCCTGACTCCCGAGGGCCTCGCCCGGTTGCGGCGGCAATTGACCCAGGAAACGGAGCGGCTGGAAGAAGCCCGCCGCGTCGTGCGCGAGCAGATGGAAGCGAACGATCAGGAGAACCAGGGGTTGCCCGAGGCTCAACAGCGGCTGCTGGCGGTACAGGCCCGCGTGGACGAGTTGGAAGACCTGATTGCGCGGGCAGTGGTCATTGAGCCGGGAGCCGGAGAGGAAGGCGCCATTCACCTTGGTTCAGTGGTCACACTGCTGGACCTCGGCGCGGATCGCCGCCTCATCCTCCAGCTCGTCAGTCCGCCCGAAGCCTCGGCGGTGCCCGGCGAGCGCCCCCGCGTCAGCAGCGAGAGTCCGGTGGGCCGTGCGCTGCTGGGGCGACAGGTGGGGGGCGAGCTCACGGTGGACCTCGGCCGCCGCACCGTGCGCTACCGGGTGGAACAGGTCGGGAGTTGA
- a CDS encoding adenosylcobalamin-dependent ribonucleoside-diphosphate reductase: MTTTPDPTLRHFDDNAQHIARRQYLQPGDGDIAGMFRRIATWVAGAEAGEVQEHWAQRYYDLMAEKKFCPGGRVLAGAGTQHGNVLNCFVQGATASAPESFDGVMEVARKLALVTKVGGGNGVNLDVYAPRSAQSRPDAGVRGWVYMAATHPDVTDFVEGLMRPPTQPDGDKAPVAVRNWTRVVYGEAVPTDLVALARQNGVQIVRALPGGVQAVADDMGGIIDAARAVAETARVGVEPRIDLSQMRPEGAPIKGSGGTSSGPVSFLMEIFDNFLEWANRGGETSGPVNTLRFVYAPVLRVVRQGGTRRGAGMATIAIEHPDVLDFLTAKDLDREAAEGDISTFNISILVSEKFWQALERDALWHVDVQEVPGKYYLAPQDGLYDGRLPALPDRAEDSARAVPLYRTAPQGRYNPADKRPGVPAKWLWDQIAEHAWSTGEPGLIFVDRVNEHSALKNLGKRYEIRSTNPCGEIPLTVGEPCDLGAINLAAYVKGSAFDYPTFRADVRTCVRFLDDVLDVNVFALEDNRVASQDLRRLGLGVMGLADALIKLGLRYDSEAGRQAIHDIMTALREEAVAESERLGKERGHYPVYTRSPRKIPHAARRNVAVLTVAPTGTTSMLMGVSSGIEPVFSPFIWRKIGSEYRALLHPLFMELLNQYPPAANMDDGQGGWNWDRVTEAVSENHGSVVGLAFIPEALQQVFVCAHDISPVDHVRMQGTVQRAFDEGGQHAANSLSKTINLPNSATVADVQTAYAEAYRTGCKGITVYRDGSRQFQVLSTSKKKEKKVEETVAAEAVAEVMGESPQPAPVAAQPEAAPAPAASAPAGPTPRPAASAPTPVYERPTRLSGITDMVKLTDPTSGHRRSFLVTVNHLNGKPVEVMVISGRAGDEANADSEALGRVVSIALQHGVPAQAIIKTLRGINGGLYGSYNGRLVGSKADLIAVALDTFAKDMDAASLPPLAGGSVDAPAAAPAAPSGVSVEGMGRERCPVCEEKAVIREEGCLKCQACGYSKCG, encoded by the coding sequence ATGACGACCACGCCCGATCCCACCCTGCGCCACTTCGACGACAACGCCCAGCACATCGCCCGGCGGCAGTATCTCCAGCCTGGCGACGGCGATATCGCGGGGATGTTCCGCCGCATCGCGACCTGGGTGGCGGGCGCGGAGGCCGGGGAGGTGCAGGAGCACTGGGCGCAGCGGTACTACGACCTGATGGCCGAGAAGAAGTTCTGCCCCGGCGGGCGCGTGCTGGCGGGCGCGGGGACGCAGCACGGCAACGTGCTGAACTGCTTCGTGCAGGGCGCGACCGCTTCGGCCCCCGAGAGCTTCGACGGGGTGATGGAAGTCGCCCGCAAGCTCGCGCTGGTGACCAAGGTGGGCGGCGGCAACGGGGTGAACCTCGACGTGTACGCGCCGCGCTCGGCGCAGAGCCGCCCTGACGCGGGCGTGCGCGGCTGGGTGTACATGGCGGCCACGCACCCCGACGTGACCGACTTCGTGGAAGGCCTGATGCGCCCACCCACCCAGCCCGACGGCGACAAGGCCCCAGTTGCGGTGCGCAACTGGACGCGGGTGGTCTACGGTGAGGCGGTCCCGACCGACCTCGTGGCGCTGGCCCGGCAGAACGGGGTGCAGATCGTGCGAGCGCTGCCGGGGGGCGTGCAGGCCGTCGCCGACGACATGGGCGGCATCATCGACGCGGCGCGGGCGGTCGCGGAGACGGCGCGGGTGGGCGTCGAGCCGCGCATCGACCTCTCCCAGATGCGGCCCGAGGGAGCCCCGATCAAGGGCTCGGGCGGCACCAGCTCCGGCCCGGTGTCCTTCCTGATGGAGATTTTCGACAACTTCCTGGAATGGGCCAACCGGGGCGGCGAGACGAGCGGGCCGGTCAATACCCTGCGTTTCGTGTACGCGCCCGTGCTGCGCGTGGTCCGGCAGGGCGGCACCCGCCGGGGCGCGGGCATGGCGACCATCGCCATCGAGCACCCCGACGTGCTGGACTTCCTGACCGCCAAGGACCTCGACCGCGAGGCGGCGGAGGGCGACATCTCCACCTTCAACATCTCCATCCTGGTCAGCGAGAAGTTCTGGCAGGCCCTGGAGCGCGACGCCCTGTGGCACGTGGACGTGCAGGAGGTGCCCGGCAAGTACTACCTCGCCCCCCAGGACGGGCTGTACGACGGCCGCCTGCCCGCGCTGCCCGACCGCGCCGAGGACAGTGCCCGCGCGGTGCCCCTCTACCGCACCGCCCCTCAGGGCCGCTACAACCCCGCCGACAAGCGCCCCGGCGTTCCCGCGAAGTGGCTGTGGGACCAGATCGCCGAGCACGCCTGGAGCACGGGCGAACCGGGACTCATCTTCGTGGACCGGGTGAACGAGCACTCCGCGCTCAAGAACCTGGGCAAGCGGTACGAGATTCGCTCCACCAACCCCTGCGGCGAGATTCCCCTGACCGTCGGCGAGCCCTGCGACCTCGGCGCGATCAACCTCGCGGCCTACGTGAAGGGCAGTGCCTTTGATTACCCGACCTTCCGCGCCGATGTACGGACCTGCGTGCGCTTCCTCGACGACGTGCTGGACGTGAACGTCTTCGCGCTGGAGGACAACCGGGTGGCCTCGCAGGACCTGCGGCGCCTGGGCCTGGGCGTGATGGGCCTCGCGGACGCGCTGATCAAGCTGGGGCTGCGCTACGACTCGGAAGCCGGGCGGCAGGCCATCCACGACATCATGACCGCCCTACGCGAGGAGGCCGTGGCCGAGAGCGAGCGGCTGGGCAAGGAGCGCGGCCACTACCCCGTCTACACCCGCAGCCCCCGCAAGATTCCCCACGCGGCGCGGCGCAACGTGGCGGTGCTGACCGTGGCCCCCACGGGCACGACCTCCATGCTGATGGGCGTGTCCAGCGGCATCGAGCCCGTCTTCTCGCCTTTCATCTGGCGCAAGATTGGCAGCGAGTACCGGGCGCTGCTGCACCCCCTCTTCATGGAGCTGCTGAACCAGTACCCGCCCGCCGCCAACATGGACGACGGCCAGGGGGGCTGGAACTGGGACCGCGTGACCGAGGCCGTTTCCGAGAACCACGGCTCGGTGGTGGGGCTGGCCTTTATCCCGGAAGCGCTGCAACAGGTCTTCGTGTGCGCCCACGACATCAGCCCGGTGGACCACGTGCGGATGCAGGGCACCGTGCAGCGGGCCTTTGACGAGGGCGGGCAGCACGCGGCGAACAGCCTCTCCAAGACGATCAACCTGCCCAACTCGGCCACCGTCGCCGACGTGCAGACCGCCTACGCCGAGGCTTACCGGACGGGTTGCAAGGGCATCACCGTGTACCGCGACGGCTCGCGGCAGTTCCAGGTGCTGTCCACCAGCAAGAAGAAGGAGAAGAAGGTGGAGGAGACCGTAGCCGCCGAAGCCGTGGCCGAGGTGATGGGGGAGAGCCCCCAGCCCGCCCCGGTAGCCGCGCAGCCCGAAGCCGCCCCCGCGCCTGCTGCTTCCGCTCCCGCCGGCCCGACCCCCCGCCCCGCAGCCTCCGCCCCGACTCCCGTCTACGAGCGCCCCACCCGTCTGAGCGGGATCACCGACATGGTCAAACTCACCGATCCCACCAGCGGGCACCGCCGTTCCTTCCTCGTCACGGTCAACCACCTGAACGGCAAGCCCGTGGAGGTCATGGTGATCTCGGGCCGCGCCGGGGACGAGGCGAACGCCGACTCCGAGGCGCTGGGCCGCGTCGTCTCCATCGCCCTGCAACACGGCGTGCCCGCGCAGGCGATCATCAAGACGCTGCGGGGCATCAACGGCGGGCTGTACGGCTCCTACAACGGCCGCCTCGTGGGGTCGAAGGCCGACCTGATCGCCGTCGCGCTCGACACCTTCGCCAAGGACATGGACGCCGCCAGCCTGCCGCCCCTCGCCGGGGGCAGCGTGGACGCGCCCGCCGCCGCGCCTGCGGCCCCCAGTGGCGTTAGCGTGGAAGGCATGGGCCGCGAGCGCTGCCCGGTGTGCGAGGAAAAGGCCGTGATTCGGGAAGAAGGCTGCCTGAAGTGCCAGGCGTGCGGGTATAGCAAGTGCGGGTGA
- a CDS encoding zinc ribbon domain-containing protein has product MSDTGSLQSLLRVQELDLELDRLRGEEASIPDALREARQEQERLNNALEDTEITLEGVEKQLRALEQDLAGTRDQAARAREEQEKNAFDARAQSQYGSRIQMLEERAEEMAEDLAPLRERQRELTEKASGLRAEHRALRPSLEALEKEDEARVQGLRDQGEGARQERAGLVGGLDSRTVKEYDLIRRAKKGLGLVEIRGGRCTGCNVMLPVNVQQKAAQGKLPPVKCPSCGRFLVRTG; this is encoded by the coding sequence ATGAGCGATACCGGAAGTCTGCAAAGCCTGCTGCGCGTACAGGAACTTGACCTCGAACTCGACCGCCTGCGGGGCGAGGAGGCCAGCATTCCGGACGCCCTGCGCGAGGCCCGGCAGGAGCAGGAGCGCCTGAACAACGCCCTGGAGGACACCGAGATCACCCTGGAAGGCGTCGAGAAGCAGCTCCGTGCCCTCGAGCAGGACCTCGCCGGAACACGCGATCAGGCCGCCCGCGCCCGCGAGGAGCAGGAGAAAAACGCCTTCGACGCCCGCGCCCAGTCGCAGTACGGCAGCCGTATCCAGATGCTGGAGGAGCGGGCCGAGGAGATGGCAGAAGACCTCGCGCCCCTGCGCGAGCGCCAGCGCGAGCTGACCGAGAAGGCCAGCGGCCTACGGGCCGAGCACCGCGCTCTGCGCCCCTCCCTCGAAGCGCTGGAGAAGGAGGACGAGGCCCGCGTGCAGGGCCTGCGCGACCAGGGCGAGGGCGCCCGCCAGGAACGCGCCGGGCTGGTCGGTGGCCTCGACTCGCGCACCGTCAAGGAATACGACCTGATTCGCCGGGCGAAAAAGGGCCTGGGCCTCGTCGAGATTCGTGGGGGCCGCTGCACGGGCTGCAACGTGATGCTCCCTGTCAACGTGCAGCAGAAAGCCGCGCAGGGCAAGCTGCCTCCGGTGAAGTGCCCCTCGTGCGGCCGTTTTCTGGTACGGACAGGCTAA
- a CDS encoding MFS transporter, with translation MTWKFSRQVWLYLASAFTFGLAQAFAALFLNFYLRALGLGAEWQGLVNALPALTLASLSLPAVALARRISNARTIQLGSIFSVAGALILATAGGPLGAIAGALVQGAGGAMLMVAGSPFMANNSDEKSRVTLFSVQSALMTGAGFLGNLFGGRVPEVYAAATATEPDGLGALRAALLVSAGFQLAGLVPVLFLRPSGKKAPEGRSFAIRDKLTMGRLVAPNVLVGLGAGATIPFLNVYIEGKFEVDYASLGNLFAWTSLATAATVLLQPLLVRRLGQLTAVLVVQAASLPFLAILGYAPQLWMVAVALFTRGALMNAAGPVYSAYAMTALPDEDRPMYSAVNLIAWDLGWAASSILGGVVRGALPFGVAFNLLFAWTLLMYAASVLAIYLGLYRPARRGGHPAARAAQAGVD, from the coding sequence ATGACCTGGAAGTTTTCCCGTCAGGTCTGGCTCTACCTCGCTTCCGCCTTCACCTTCGGGCTGGCGCAGGCGTTCGCGGCCCTCTTTCTGAACTTCTATCTGCGGGCGCTGGGGCTGGGGGCCGAGTGGCAGGGGCTGGTCAACGCGTTGCCTGCGCTCACGCTCGCGTCCCTCAGCCTCCCGGCGGTGGCGCTCGCGCGGCGTATCTCCAACGCGCGAACGATTCAGCTCGGAAGCATCTTCAGCGTGGCGGGGGCGCTGATCCTCGCCACGGCGGGGGGGCCGCTGGGGGCCATCGCGGGGGCGCTCGTGCAGGGGGCGGGCGGCGCGATGCTGATGGTCGCCGGGTCGCCCTTCATGGCGAACAACAGCGACGAGAAATCGCGGGTGACCCTCTTCAGTGTTCAGAGTGCGCTGATGACCGGGGCAGGCTTTCTCGGCAACCTCTTCGGCGGGCGGGTGCCGGAGGTGTACGCGGCGGCCACCGCGACCGAACCCGACGGGCTGGGGGCGCTGCGGGCGGCCCTGCTGGTGTCGGCGGGCTTTCAGCTCGCGGGGCTGGTGCCGGTCCTCTTCCTGCGCCCCAGCGGGAAAAAGGCGCCGGAGGGCCGTTCCTTCGCCATCCGCGACAAGCTCACGATGGGGCGGCTGGTCGCGCCCAACGTGCTGGTGGGGCTGGGGGCGGGGGCGACCATTCCCTTCCTGAACGTCTATATCGAGGGCAAGTTCGAGGTGGACTATGCCAGCCTGGGCAACCTGTTCGCGTGGACGAGCCTCGCGACGGCCGCCACCGTGCTGCTGCAACCCTTGCTGGTGCGGCGGCTGGGGCAGCTCACGGCGGTGCTGGTGGTGCAAGCGGCCAGCCTGCCTTTCCTGGCGATCCTGGGCTACGCGCCGCAACTCTGGATGGTCGCCGTCGCCCTCTTTACCCGTGGGGCGCTGATGAACGCCGCCGGACCCGTCTACTCGGCCTACGCGATGACGGCCCTGCCCGACGAGGACCGCCCGATGTATTCCGCCGTCAACCTGATCGCCTGGGACCTGGGGTGGGCGGCGAGCAGCATCCTGGGCGGGGTGGTGCGGGGGGCGCTGCCCTTCGGGGTGGCCTTTAACCTGCTGTTCGCGTGGACGCTGCTGATGTACGCGGCCAGCGTGCTGGCGATCTACCTGGGCCTCTACCGCCCGGCGCGGCGGGGCGGGCACCCGGCGGCGCGGGCGGCCCAGGCGGGGGTAGACTGA
- the nth gene encoding endonuclease III: protein MTPAPAPAPPLPEGAPARAPLVLAALEALYPDARTELTFRNPFELLVATVLSAQATDVSVNAATPALFARYPDAFALSQATPEEIEPYIRSIGLYRNKARNLAALARLLVERHGGEVPNDFDAVVALPGAGRKTANVVLSNAYGYPAIAVDTHVGRLARRLGLSVQTNPDRVEADLGRLFPRDRWVFLHHALILHGRRVCLARRPLCPECVMAGFCPKVGVEQTGVHE, encoded by the coding sequence GTGACTCCCGCCCCCGCCCCGGCCCCCCCCCTGCCGGAGGGTGCCCCGGCCCGCGCCCCCCTGGTGCTCGCGGCGCTGGAGGCCCTCTACCCGGACGCCCGCACCGAGTTAACCTTCCGCAACCCCTTCGAACTCCTCGTCGCCACCGTGCTCTCGGCCCAGGCGACCGACGTGAGCGTGAACGCAGCGACTCCCGCCCTCTTCGCCCGCTACCCGGACGCCTTCGCCCTGAGCCAGGCCACCCCGGAGGAGATCGAGCCATACATCCGCTCCATCGGCCTGTACCGGAATAAAGCCAGGAACCTCGCCGCCCTTGCCCGGCTGCTTGTGGAGCGGCATGGGGGGGAGGTGCCCAACGACTTTGACGCGGTCGTCGCTCTTCCCGGCGCGGGCCGCAAGACGGCCAATGTCGTGCTGAGCAATGCCTACGGGTACCCGGCCATCGCGGTGGACACCCACGTGGGCCGTCTCGCCCGGCGGCTGGGCCTGAGCGTGCAGACCAATCCCGACAGGGTGGAGGCCGACCTGGGCCGCCTCTTTCCGCGTGACCGCTGGGTGTTCCTGCACCACGCGCTGATCCTGCACGGGCGGCGGGTGTGTCTGGCCCGCAGGCCGCTGTGCCCGGAGTGCGTGATGGCGGGGTTCTGCCCGAAGGTGGGCGTGGAGCAGACCGGGGTGCACGAATGA
- a CDS encoding M28 family peptidase, with protein sequence MPTTHRMALLGALLLPSAAGASVETHLAAVLKFGPRVTGSEANAQARTYLEGQFRALGYEVRRETFSYPRFDDLGSGVEAGGRTLAGLALQGSVGGEVTAPVARVSGVGTPEEFAAANVRGRVAVVDRGTLPFAQKARNALAAGALGLIVVNNQPGEVRGTLGERVALPVLTVTREAGAGLRAGERATLRVRVREGDVTGVNVVAFKSGVTRPDFLFGGHMDSVPGAPGANDNLSGTLAVLDLAGRVAGTPLANRSTFVLFDGEEDGLHGSRAYVKANPEIVRNLRGMFNFDMVGVNVTPLTVSGEAGLVEAARRSAGVVGRVGDTGGSDHVPFAGAGVPTLFFHRGLDANYHQPGDVLADPALIRETVDAALKTVDALTAAPSTRP encoded by the coding sequence ATGCCGACAACCCACCGCATGGCCCTGCTGGGAGCGCTGCTGCTGCCGTCCGCCGCCGGGGCGAGTGTGGAGACTCACCTCGCTGCCGTCCTCAAGTTCGGCCCGCGCGTGACGGGCAGTGAGGCCAACGCTCAGGCCCGCACCTACCTGGAGGGGCAGTTCCGGGCGCTGGGCTACGAGGTCCGGCGCGAGACCTTCAGTTACCCCCGCTTCGACGACCTCGGCTCGGGGGTGGAGGCGGGCGGGCGCACGCTGGCGGGCCTCGCGCTTCAGGGGTCGGTGGGCGGGGAGGTGACCGCCCCGGTCGCCCGCGTCTCCGGCGTGGGCACGCCCGAGGAGTTCGCGGCGGCGAATGTGCGGGGCCGCGTCGCCGTCGTGGACCGGGGCACGCTGCCCTTCGCGCAAAAGGCCCGCAACGCGCTGGCGGCGGGGGCGCTGGGGCTGATCGTCGTCAACAACCAGCCCGGCGAGGTGCGCGGCACCCTGGGGGAGCGGGTCGCCCTGCCGGTGCTGACCGTCACGCGCGAGGCGGGTGCGGGCCTGCGGGCGGGCGAGCGGGCCACCCTGCGCGTCCGGGTGCGCGAGGGGGACGTGACCGGGGTGAATGTGGTGGCGTTCAAATCGGGCGTCACTCGGCCCGACTTCCTCTTTGGCGGGCACATGGACTCGGTGCCGGGGGCACCGGGCGCGAACGACAACCTCTCGGGCACGTTGGCGGTGCTGGACCTCGCGGGACGGGTGGCCGGGACGCCGCTGGCGAACCGCAGCACCTTCGTCCTCTTCGACGGCGAGGAAGACGGGCTGCACGGCTCGCGGGCCTACGTCAAGGCGAATCCGGAGATCGTGCGGAACCTGCGGGGCATGTTCAACTTCGACATGGTGGGCGTCAATGTCACGCCCCTGACCGTCAGCGGCGAGGCCGGGCTGGTGGAGGCCGCGCGGCGGTCGGCGGGCGTCGTCGGCCGCGTGGGAGACACGGGCGGCAGCGACCACGTCCCCTTCGCGGGGGCGGGGGTGCCCACCCTCTTTTTCCACCGGGGGCTGGATGCCAACTACCACCAGCCCGGCGACGTGCTGGCCGACCCCGCCCTGATTCGGGAGACGGTCGACGCAGCGCTGAAGACGGTAGATGCGCTCACGGCGGCGCCGAGTACCCGGCCCTGA
- the cutA gene encoding divalent-cation tolerance protein CutA, with amino-acid sequence MSLVVLVTLPPERAPELARTLVAERLAGCVNVMPGVQSVYRWEGEVAEDRETLLLIKTTGERYPELEARIREMHPYEVPEIVALPWDRALPEFQTWLLDATSAGGR; translated from the coding sequence ATGTCACTCGTCGTGCTGGTCACCCTCCCGCCGGAGCGGGCGCCCGAGCTGGCCCGGACCCTGGTGGCCGAGCGGCTGGCGGGCTGCGTCAACGTGATGCCCGGCGTCCAGAGCGTCTACCGCTGGGAGGGCGAGGTCGCCGAGGACCGCGAGACCCTGCTGCTGATCAAGACCACCGGCGAGCGCTACCCCGAACTCGAGGCCCGCATCCGCGAGATGCACCCCTACGAGGTCCCCGAGATCGTGGCCCTCCCCTGGGACCGGGCGCTGCCCGAGTTCCAGACCTGGCTGCTGGACGCGACCTCGGCGGGCGGGCGCTAG
- a CDS encoding cell division protein FtsB: MSVPEPLPPRDRRGWRSRWRQLQRLPLALVFASLLAALGIVQLSFQLGNLIYRTVTWSAETQDTRERIRVLERDVRVLREAEAAALDPAYLEVLARCQGFVGEAEELVVAENAPDEPGEVCDTLRLP, from the coding sequence ATGTCTGTTCCGGAACCGCTCCCTCCCCGCGACCGGCGGGGCTGGCGGTCCCGGTGGCGCCAGCTCCAGCGGCTGCCCCTCGCGCTGGTGTTCGCCAGCCTGCTCGCGGCGCTGGGCATCGTGCAACTGAGTTTTCAACTCGGCAACCTGATCTACCGCACCGTGACCTGGAGTGCCGAGACGCAGGACACCCGCGAGCGCATCCGTGTCCTGGAGCGCGACGTGCGCGTGCTGCGCGAGGCCGAGGCCGCCGCCCTGGACCCCGCCTACCTGGAGGTGCTGGCCCGCTGCCAGGGCTTTGTGGGCGAAGCCGAGGAGCTGGTGGTGGCCGAGAACGCCCCCGACGAGCCCGGCGAGGTCTGCGACACGCTGCGCCTGCCCTAG
- a CDS encoding thioesterase family protein → MSGASTDTTPLSRPPAPWEALAALDWAGAHRAGIQMRYGDIDAMGHLNNAVYVQYLETSRVLLMRDLGVPDRDDRSVIARLELDYRHEVRWGQEVTVESLVERVGTASWTVVSRLLADGQPCAYARTVQVRVGDGLRPEPLPQALRDRLSGLLAR, encoded by the coding sequence ATGAGCGGCGCAAGCACAGACACCACTCCCCTCTCGCGCCCCCCGGCTCCCTGGGAAGCGCTGGCGGCCCTCGACTGGGCGGGCGCCCACCGGGCGGGCATCCAGATGCGCTACGGCGACATCGACGCGATGGGGCACCTCAACAACGCCGTGTACGTGCAGTACCTCGAAACGTCGCGGGTGCTGCTGATGCGCGACCTCGGCGTGCCGGACCGCGACGACCGCTCGGTGATCGCCCGGCTGGAACTCGACTACCGCCACGAGGTGCGCTGGGGCCAGGAGGTCACGGTGGAATCGCTGGTCGAGCGCGTCGGCACCGCGAGCTGGACGGTCGTGTCCCGCCTCCTCGCCGACGGCCAGCCCTGCGCCTACGCCCGCACGGTGCAGGTCCGGGTGGGCGACGGGCTGCGCCCCGAGCCGCTGCCGCAGGCCCTGCGCGACCGCCTCTCGGGCCTGCTCGCCCGATGA
- a CDS encoding ROK family protein — protein sequence MTTPDSPLSLPSIGVDVGGTKIATGVLIGDELHGRHVQPTPETGWEAVLDAVAAQVRALQAQYPQATRVGVGVPGPLAEGRTRVKFAPNIYGFTDVPLVQGLEDRLGVRVVLENDAKAAALAEAHLGAARGTASSVYVTVSTGIGSGIVLGGRVWRGHHGIAGELGHVTVMPGGPVSGAGLDGALEAVASGTAIARDASYALNREVSTAEAFALAQSGHPAAGRVVAQALRHIGVALADLQKFLDPEVFVIGGGVAKVGDFFFAGVQAAADEYAGPFAPVTLRRAQLGTDAGVIGAALAARLEDL from the coding sequence TTGACCACTCCCGATTCCCCCCTCTCTCTCCCCTCCATCGGCGTGGATGTCGGTGGCACCAAGATCGCCACAGGCGTGTTGATCGGCGACGAGCTGCATGGCCGCCACGTCCAGCCCACCCCCGAAACCGGCTGGGAAGCCGTGCTGGACGCGGTCGCCGCGCAGGTGCGGGCGCTGCAAGCCCAGTACCCGCAGGCCACCCGCGTGGGCGTGGGCGTGCCCGGTCCCCTGGCCGAGGGCCGCACCCGCGTCAAGTTCGCGCCCAACATCTACGGCTTTACCGACGTGCCGCTGGTGCAGGGGCTGGAAGACCGATTGGGGGTGCGGGTGGTGCTGGAAAACGACGCCAAGGCCGCTGCGCTTGCCGAGGCGCACCTCGGGGCAGCGCGGGGCACGGCCAGCAGCGTGTACGTGACGGTCAGCACCGGCATCGGCTCGGGCATCGTGCTGGGGGGCCGGGTGTGGCGCGGGCACCACGGCATCGCGGGGGAACTCGGGCACGTCACCGTGATGCCGGGCGGCCCGGTCAGCGGTGCGGGGCTGGACGGGGCGCTGGAGGCCGTCGCGAGCGGCACCGCCATCGCCCGCGACGCGAGCTACGCCCTGAACCGCGAGGTGAGCACCGCCGAGGCCTTCGCCCTCGCCCAGAGCGGGCACCCGGCGGCGGGGCGGGTCGTCGCGCAGGCGCTGCGGCACATCGGCGTCGCGCTGGCCGACCTTCAGAAGTTCCTCGACCCGGAAGTCTTCGTGATCGGCGGCGGGGTGGCGAAGGTGGGCGACTTCTTCTTCGCCGGGGTTCAGGCCGCCGCCGACGAGTACGCGGGACCGTTCGCCCCCGTCACCCTGCGCCGCGCCCAGCTCGGCACCGACGCGGGCGTGATCGGCGCGGCACTCGCCGCCCGGCTGGAGGACCTGTGA
- a CDS encoding methylglyoxal synthase — MTAPQTGRRREVALIAHDRQKLELALFALSHRDVLGRFPLVATGTTGGILASKTGLEVERVLSGPKGGDQQIGARIAEDRVLAVFFFRDPLTAQPHEPDVSALLRLCDVHDVPLATNPATAEALVLWLAQRDG, encoded by the coding sequence GTGACAGCGCCCCAGACCGGCAGGCGGCGCGAGGTCGCCCTGATCGCCCACGATCGCCAGAAGCTCGAACTCGCCCTCTTCGCCCTGTCGCACCGCGACGTGCTGGGCCGCTTTCCCCTCGTCGCCACGGGCACGACCGGGGGCATCCTGGCGAGCAAGACCGGGCTGGAGGTCGAGCGTGTCCTGTCCGGACCCAAGGGCGGCGACCAGCAGATCGGGGCGCGAATCGCGGAGGACCGCGTGCTCGCCGTCTTCTTCTTCCGCGACCCCCTGACGGCCCAGCCCCACGAACCCGACGTGTCGGCCCTGCTCCGGCTGTGCGACGTGCACGACGTGCCGCTGGCGACGAACCCGGCGACGGCGGAGGCGTTGGTGCTGTGGCTGGCCCAGCGGGACGGCTAG